In Chitinophagaceae bacterium C216, the genomic stretch ATAGGATTAAAGGAACCAAAATAAAGTCCGATTTTCATTAGGGGTATTATTCGCCAGTATGTACAACAATATGTTTTGCTTCATCTGTTCTAAGGCTTAGCAGATAGCCCGCCACAGAAACAGACATAGGGTCATTGAACAATGCCTTTTGTACTACTTCAATTTTTTCGCCCGGCAAGCACCCCATTTCCATTAACTTCAAAAAAATTTCCTCGGTAGTAAATTTCACGATAGTTGCTATCTGGCCCGGTTCTAAATCAGACAATAATAATTCCATAATGCAAAGCTAAGCATTGTTGTTTGTGTTTTGTTTACGAATTTTGGAACATGTCGTTAAAAAATTTTTCTATTCGATTTTACTTTCAGAAGCCTATTACTTTAAAAGAAAGAAGGCGACTAAAAGATTTTTTGATACAGCAATTACGCAAGGTTGGAAAAACCGGAGCTGAAATAAATTATGTGTTTTGCTCAGATGAAGAACTTCTTTCCATAAATCAAACACATCTAAATCACGATTACTATACTGATATTATAACGTTCGATCTTTCAGAAAAAAATTCTCCAAATCTGGTATCTGATATTTATATCAGCACAGACAGGGTAAAAGACAATGCGAAAGCTTTTAATGTGCCGCAAAACACAGAGTTATTGCGTGTAATTTTTCATGGCGTGTTACATCTCATAGGTTATAAGGATAAAACCTTAGAAGATCAAGCTCAAATGAGATCGATGGAGGAACAATGGTTAAAAACCTACCTTTCTTAATCTTTCAAAATACATTTTTACTTTACGTTCCACGTGAAACACTTTGTTTTTCAAACTACTTATTATGTTCCACGTGGAACCTTAAACTCTCTTCAAAATTTCGTTCTGTTTCACGTGAAACATAGTTTATCGTATTAATATTGTCATTTCACACATAGGAGGCTGCAGTCGTTTTAATAATTGTTACTTTTGCACCCTTATGTTTCCAGAATACGATGTTATAGTAGTTGGTGCCGGACATGCCGGTTGTGAAGCAGCAGCGGCTGCTGCCAATATGGGCTCCAAGACCCTATTGGTAACCATGAATATGCAAACTATCGCCCAAATGAGCTGTAATCCTGCAATGGGAGGTATTGCAAAAGGTCAGATTATCCGTGAAATTGATGCAATGGGCGGCTACTCAGGGATTGTGACGGACCATACTATGATTCAGTTTAGAATGCTGAATCGATCTAAAGGCCCGGCTATGTGGAGCCCTCGTGCACAAAGCGATAGAATGCTTTTTTCTGCAAAATGGAGGGAAATGCTGGAACAAACACCTAACCTGGATTTTTATCAGGATATGGTGAAAGGTTTATTAGTAAAAGATAAGCGTGTATGCGGTGTTATTACCGGATTGGGGCATGAAATAAAAGGAAAAGCAATTGTTTTAACCAATGGAACCTTCCTGAATGGTGTAATTCATATAGGGGAAAAGCAGTTTGGCGGTGGTCGTGTGGCTGAAAAAGCAGCTAGTGGTATTACGGAGCAGCTAGTGGAACTAGGATTTGAAAGTGATAGGTT encodes the following:
- the ybeY gene encoding Endoribonuclease YbeY, whose translation is MCFVYEFWNMSLKNFSIRFYFQKPITLKERRRLKDFLIQQLRKVGKTGAEINYVFCSDEELLSINQTHLNHDYYTDIITFDLSEKNSPNLVSDIYISTDRVKDNAKAFNVPQNTELLRVIFHGVLHLIGYKDKTLEDQAQMRSMEEQWLKTYLS